One Gossypium hirsutum isolate 1008001.06 chromosome A11, Gossypium_hirsutum_v2.1, whole genome shotgun sequence genomic window carries:
- the LOC107896472 gene encoding WAT1-related protein At1g21890-like: MLWLLQTNTFPTKFEGCNSIKVSIKDNVGFLLLPLWVHSICIGYFDFERDPNAWMLSPNIELISVVYSALFGNMVTFGVQAWCIWRKGSVFVATFKPLSIFVATLYIVAFLGFIFLGDDGKEGIEGRGGEGKGREVRKKVKGLMIEGGMVGKREEDERGMKNGISVKSIMENDSSVTDVTENG; this comes from the exons ATGCTTTGGCTACTTCAAACTAATACTTTCCCTACTAAATTTGAAGGCTGTAATTCTATAAAGGTATCCATCAAAGATAACGTTGGTTTCCTTCTATTGCCTCTTTGGGTCCATTCAATCTGCATTGGTTACTTTGATTTTGAAAGAGACCCAAACGCTTGGATGTTGAGTCCTAATATCGAGCTCATTTCTGTGGTCTACTCA GCTTTATTTGGAAATATGGTAACATTTGGTGTGCAAGCATGGTGCATATGGCGTAAAGGTTCGGTCTTTGTGGCCACATTCAAGCCCTTAAGTATCTTTGTGGCCACGCTTTATATTGTTGCCTTCTTGGGGTTCATTTTCCTTGGGGATGATGGTAAAGAAGGAATTGAGGGAAGAGGGGGAGAAGGCAAGGGTAGGGAGGTCCGCAAAAAAGTAAAGGGGCTTATGATAGAGGGAGGGATGGTGGGGAAGAGGGAAGAGGATGAGAGAGGGATGAAAAATGGCATTTCTGTTAAGTCAATAATGGAAAACGATAGCTCCGTTACAGACGTAACCGAAAATGGTTAG
- the LOC121209884 gene encoding uncharacterized protein: MCHQYIEEGKTLFCKIGVVRNCPLSTFRILVSWGGGLIGFGVARWVKCNVDAKMAARRLGGLSVMLMRRCFKVSVQRSGAVLRDDTKVFQRACIGFAQGVYAPHIAEAVSIKETLS, encoded by the exons ATGTGTCACCAATATATTGAAGAGGGTAAG ACTCTTTTTTGCAAGATTGGGGTTGTTCGCAATTGTCCTTTGAGCACTTTCAGAATACTCGTTAGTTGGGGAGGAGGCTTGATTGGGTTTGGAGTTGCCCGGTGGGTTAAGTGTAATGTTGACGCGAAGATGGCTGCTCGTCGTTTGGGTGGGTTAAGTGTAATGTTGATGCGGCGTTGTTTCAAGGTGAGTGTGCAACGAAGTGGGGCAGTGTTGAGGGACGACACTAAGGTGTTCCAACGGGCTTGTATTGGTTTTGCTCAAGGGGTGTATGCTCCTCATATTGCAGAAGCAGTGTCGATCAAAGAGACTCTATCCTAA
- the LOC107896461 gene encoding serine/threonine/tyrosine-protein kinase HT1 isoform X1, translated as MDEQLMDHFDAELCNHWYKIQLSNLCLCSCQLNPKFHFLSWCYLQDGKARVEKPKKSDQVLGTLVSISGAPIITLYKGHPILSPPIEPHLHPSPSTMLTTSNNWLITGLCIATASSSLSANIIGQQENYKKEASAMEGRERDELELSLPYPLQYIGDTLFKLTSMYYNNNVEEVEADDDSDNSFAFQIDESLLIDPRLVLLDKMIGEGSYSTVHKGFYKSKPVAVKMIQPSNPSAVIREHKEKFQREVFLLSRMDHENVVKFVGCSLEPTMMIVTELMKGDTLQRYLWNMRPKRLELDFALRLALGISRAMEYLHANGIIHRDLKPSNLLLSEDRTCIKLADFGLAREEVLGGMTCEAGTYRWMAPEIYSRDPLPIGAKKHYDHKVDVYSFSIVLWEILTNKAPFKGRDHVTAAYAAAKNERPSVEGLPTEIVSLLQSCWAEDPKIRPEFKEITASLTNFLRNCSPPETTPPKQMEIDRSGSHAEEESVDPGHVTNKCNDKGRKSKSYTSFFICFDDCLSN; from the exons ATGGATGAGCAACTAATG GATCACTTTGATGCCGAACTGTGTAATCATTGGTATAAGATACAACTTTCCAACCTTTGCTTGTGCTCTTGCCAACTTAATCCCAAATTTCACTTTCTTTCTTGGTGTTATCTTCAG gaTGGAAAAGCTAGAGTTGAAAAGCCCAAAAAGTCAGATCAAGTGTTGGGCACCTTAGTATCTATTTCTGGAGCACCCATTATAACCCTTTACAAGGGTCATCCAATACTTTCCCCACCAATTGAACCACATTTACATCCATCTCCTTCTACCATGTTAACAACATCTAACAATTGGCTCATAACTGGCCTTTGCATCGCTACTGCCTCTTCGTCACTTTCAGCAAACATCATTGGTCAG CAAGAAAACTACAAAAAGGAAGCTTCAGCAATGGAAGGAAGAGAAAGGGACGAGTTAGAGTTGTCTTTACCTTACCCTCTTCAATATATTGGTGACACATTGTTCAAGCTGACGTCAATGTACTATAATAATAACGTGGAAGAAGTAGAAGCAGATGATGATTCAGACAATAGTTTTGCCTTCCAGATTGATGAAAGCTTGTTAATTGATCCTCGTCTTGTTTTGCTTGACAAAATGATCGGTGAAGGCTCTTACTCCACTGTTCATAAAGGATT CTACAAATCCAAACCTGTTGCTGTGAAGATGATTCAGCCAAGTAATCCATCAGCTGTAATTCGCGAGCATAAGGAGAAATTTCAGAGGGAGGTTTTCCTGCTGTCTAGGATGGACCATGAAAATGTTGTAAAG TTTGTCGGCTGTTCCCTGGAGCCGACTATGATGATAGTTACTGAACTCATGAAAGGTGATACACTTCAGAGGTATCTGTGGAACATGCGCCCCAAGCGTCTTGAACTGGATTTTGCTTTACGTCTTGCATTGGGTATTTCCCGAGCTATGGAATACCTGCATGCCAATGGCATTATTCATCGTGATCTGAAGCCAA GCAATTTACTTCTCTCTGAGGATAGAACGTGCATCAAGCTGGCTGACTTTGGACTAGCTAGAGAGGAAGTATTGGGTGGAATGACCTGTGAGGCTGGTACTTACCGGTGGATGGCTCCTGAG ATATACAGCAGAGATCCACTCCCAATCGGAGCAAAGAAACACTATGACCACAAAGTCGATGTGTACAGTTTCTCAATTGTTCTTTGGGAGATACTGACGAACAAAGCTCCATTCAAGGGAAGGGATCATGTAACAGCGGCATATGCAGCGGCAAAG AACGAAAGGCCTTCTGTGGAAGGTCTTCCAACAGAGATTGTATCTCTCCTGCAGTCCTGTTGGGCAGAGGACCCGAAGATTCGACCAGAATTTAAGGAAATCACTGCCTCTCTTACGAACTTCCTCCGCAACTGTAGCCCACCAGAGACTACACCTCCTAAGCAAATGGAAATTGATCGTTCCGGAAGCCATGCAGAGGAAGAGTCAGTCGATCCCGGGCATGTTACAAATAAGTGTAACGACAAGGGGAGGAAATCGAAGTCTTATACCTCATTCTTCATCTGCTTCGATGATTGCTTATCGAATTGA
- the LOC107896461 gene encoding serine/threonine/tyrosine-protein kinase HT1 isoform X2 has protein sequence MLTTSNNWLITGLCIATASSSLSANIIGQQENYKKEASAMEGRERDELELSLPYPLQYIGDTLFKLTSMYYNNNVEEVEADDDSDNSFAFQIDESLLIDPRLVLLDKMIGEGSYSTVHKGFYKSKPVAVKMIQPSNPSAVIREHKEKFQREVFLLSRMDHENVVKFVGCSLEPTMMIVTELMKGDTLQRYLWNMRPKRLELDFALRLALGISRAMEYLHANGIIHRDLKPSNLLLSEDRTCIKLADFGLAREEVLGGMTCEAGTYRWMAPEIYSRDPLPIGAKKHYDHKVDVYSFSIVLWEILTNKAPFKGRDHVTAAYAAAKNERPSVEGLPTEIVSLLQSCWAEDPKIRPEFKEITASLTNFLRNCSPPETTPPKQMEIDRSGSHAEEESVDPGHVTNKCNDKGRKSKSYTSFFICFDDCLSN, from the exons ATGTTAACAACATCTAACAATTGGCTCATAACTGGCCTTTGCATCGCTACTGCCTCTTCGTCACTTTCAGCAAACATCATTGGTCAG CAAGAAAACTACAAAAAGGAAGCTTCAGCAATGGAAGGAAGAGAAAGGGACGAGTTAGAGTTGTCTTTACCTTACCCTCTTCAATATATTGGTGACACATTGTTCAAGCTGACGTCAATGTACTATAATAATAACGTGGAAGAAGTAGAAGCAGATGATGATTCAGACAATAGTTTTGCCTTCCAGATTGATGAAAGCTTGTTAATTGATCCTCGTCTTGTTTTGCTTGACAAAATGATCGGTGAAGGCTCTTACTCCACTGTTCATAAAGGATT CTACAAATCCAAACCTGTTGCTGTGAAGATGATTCAGCCAAGTAATCCATCAGCTGTAATTCGCGAGCATAAGGAGAAATTTCAGAGGGAGGTTTTCCTGCTGTCTAGGATGGACCATGAAAATGTTGTAAAG TTTGTCGGCTGTTCCCTGGAGCCGACTATGATGATAGTTACTGAACTCATGAAAGGTGATACACTTCAGAGGTATCTGTGGAACATGCGCCCCAAGCGTCTTGAACTGGATTTTGCTTTACGTCTTGCATTGGGTATTTCCCGAGCTATGGAATACCTGCATGCCAATGGCATTATTCATCGTGATCTGAAGCCAA GCAATTTACTTCTCTCTGAGGATAGAACGTGCATCAAGCTGGCTGACTTTGGACTAGCTAGAGAGGAAGTATTGGGTGGAATGACCTGTGAGGCTGGTACTTACCGGTGGATGGCTCCTGAG ATATACAGCAGAGATCCACTCCCAATCGGAGCAAAGAAACACTATGACCACAAAGTCGATGTGTACAGTTTCTCAATTGTTCTTTGGGAGATACTGACGAACAAAGCTCCATTCAAGGGAAGGGATCATGTAACAGCGGCATATGCAGCGGCAAAG AACGAAAGGCCTTCTGTGGAAGGTCTTCCAACAGAGATTGTATCTCTCCTGCAGTCCTGTTGGGCAGAGGACCCGAAGATTCGACCAGAATTTAAGGAAATCACTGCCTCTCTTACGAACTTCCTCCGCAACTGTAGCCCACCAGAGACTACACCTCCTAAGCAAATGGAAATTGATCGTTCCGGAAGCCATGCAGAGGAAGAGTCAGTCGATCCCGGGCATGTTACAAATAAGTGTAACGACAAGGGGAGGAAATCGAAGTCTTATACCTCATTCTTCATCTGCTTCGATGATTGCTTATCGAATTGA